One window of Gloeothece citriformis PCC 7424 genomic DNA carries:
- a CDS encoding M48 family metalloprotease: MSLEDGIRALQQQQYSEAIQLLENYCKDPSNQNSPTYIQALMGLARAYRGNQQRNKAFTIVHTLNSYPDPQVKQWAESFISILQVEEKATNKTTPIETKYDPDIPLRTPNFDVKVPLPKAKIYLKIASIVTYFVIFLIWVIISFIGNYFIQPIYGIPLLTVLGLTLILYFGLLLISLWGLDFLQEKIYQVQWINLTQLRNYSSETATILFKICRSKKVKTPRLGIIDDRVPVIFTYGLFPKKARIIVTTGLLKSLRDEEIAAVYAHELGHVFQGNLAIMTMGTMVIQLTYIFYCFLKSIYHNNPKLNQILRGISCLSILPYLGFLLTNFLLFYLSRTREDYADHFAVEATGNPNGLGRALVKIAYALSEQKQIPLSPLIPMTRILGIYDAKAALIPGTAYRLTCDFSQVGQTFIWDIFNPWGMWLELNSPHPLIGKRIRTLMNYSQFLNLKNEFDMNTVLMEGNQLNKRKLYGNFSKELLIFNAQWIVLIGSIMIGLFIKDYLETSIGILSLGIIGFGVGLVLQTWIMYPKITLSSPLDLYRLICDPYGSPLTGYPVQFQGKLIGQSQGFYQLESTIMFQDSSGTVFAHYSSPLGALGNFFLSWTKTKPLINSEATIMGWLRRGISPWIDWSHLSSSHITLKHYPRFWSLIRGSGVIIVGLILLIYAIGTHRLTTG; this comes from the coding sequence ATGTCACTTGAAGATGGAATCAGAGCTTTACAGCAACAACAATACTCAGAGGCAATTCAACTGTTAGAAAACTATTGTAAAGATCCCTCTAACCAAAATAGTCCAACTTACATACAAGCTTTAATGGGGTTAGCGAGAGCTTATCGTGGTAATCAACAACGAAATAAAGCTTTCACTATAGTTCACACTTTAAATAGTTATCCAGATCCTCAAGTTAAACAATGGGCAGAAAGTTTTATTTCTATTTTGCAGGTAGAAGAAAAAGCGACTAATAAAACAACACCGATAGAAACAAAATACGATCCAGATATCCCTTTAAGAACTCCTAATTTTGATGTAAAAGTCCCCTTACCCAAAGCTAAAATTTATTTAAAAATAGCTTCTATCGTCACCTATTTTGTTATTTTTTTAATTTGGGTGATCATCTCTTTTATTGGTAACTATTTTATTCAACCGATTTATGGAATACCTTTACTCACCGTTTTAGGATTGACATTAATTTTATACTTTGGGTTATTGTTAATAAGTTTATGGGGGTTAGATTTCCTGCAAGAAAAAATTTATCAAGTTCAGTGGATTAATTTAACACAACTGAGAAATTATAGTTCAGAAACAGCAACTATACTATTTAAAATTTGTCGGAGTAAAAAGGTTAAGACTCCTCGTTTAGGGATTATTGATGATCGTGTTCCTGTCATTTTTACCTATGGATTATTTCCCAAAAAGGCTCGTATTATTGTCACCACAGGCTTACTAAAATCTTTAAGAGACGAAGAAATTGCAGCCGTTTATGCCCATGAATTAGGCCACGTTTTTCAAGGAAATTTGGCTATTATGACAATGGGGACAATGGTTATTCAACTGACTTATATTTTTTATTGCTTTTTGAAAAGTATCTATCACAATAACCCTAAGCTTAATCAAATTTTAAGGGGGATTAGTTGTCTATCTATCCTTCCCTATTTAGGGTTTTTGTTGACTAATTTTTTACTCTTTTATCTTTCTCGAACTAGAGAAGATTACGCCGATCATTTTGCAGTAGAAGCAACCGGTAATCCTAATGGCCTGGGGAGAGCCTTAGTTAAAATTGCTTATGCTTTATCGGAACAAAAACAGATTCCTTTAAGTCCTTTAATTCCTATGACTCGAATTTTGGGCATTTATGATGCTAAAGCCGCTTTAATCCCTGGAACTGCCTATCGTCTCACCTGTGATTTTTCTCAAGTTGGACAAACATTTATCTGGGATATATTTAATCCTTGGGGAATGTGGTTAGAATTAAACTCTCCTCATCCTTTAATAGGTAAGCGAATTCGTACTTTAATGAATTATTCTCAATTCTTAAATCTGAAAAATGAATTTGATATGAATACCGTCCTGATGGAAGGAAATCAATTAAATAAAAGAAAATTGTATGGAAATTTTAGTAAAGAGCTACTAATTTTTAATGCTCAGTGGATTGTTCTGATAGGCAGCATTATGATAGGGTTGTTCATTAAAGACTATCTCGAAACCAGTATCGGAATTCTCAGTTTAGGAATAATTGGGTTTGGAGTCGGACTGGTGCTTCAGACTTGGATAATGTATCCTAAAATTACCCTCTCATCACCCCTTGATCTTTACCGTTTAATATGTGATCCTTATGGCAGTCCTTTAACAGGTTATCCCGTTCAATTTCAAGGAAAATTAATCGGTCAATCACAAGGCTTTTATCAATTGGAATCGACTATAATGTTCCAAGATTCATCGGGGACAGTTTTTGCTCACTACTCTTCGCCTTTGGGAGCTTTAGGAAACTTCTTTTTAAGTTGGACTAAAACTAAACCCTTGATTAATTCTGAAGCCACCATAATGGGTTGGTTGCGTCGTGGGATCTCTCCTTGGATAGATTGGAGTCATCTATCTTCATCTCATATTACTTTAAAACATTACCCTCGGTTTTGGTCATTAATCAGAGGTAGTGGAGTCATTATTGTAGGATTAATTCTATTAATTTATGCCATCGGAACTCATAGATTAACGACAGGTTAA
- the cbiD gene encoding cobalt-precorrin-5B (C(1))-methyltransferase CbiD, with the protein MTFMKPRSGYTLPVFASASAIAALRYLHQEEVGEKVWLNLIEPAQRVEIEIEQVARIGVNQALAITRSDPGDNLDITRHTPVWAIVELKVSPENLQSVSPGEFKETESIGSKILIQGGEGVGKLIDQPGKSAIYQYAQRLLRENLAPLLKPEEQIIVTIILPEGRKLAQRTSNEAFGVVEGLSLLGTSGISQPLSAIGQLDVYLEELKLKARKFDTLVFCVGENGLDLAQQMGINPEQRVKTANWLGPMLVAAGVEKVKGILLFGYHGKLIKLAGGIFHTHHHLADGRLEILTAHLAQLGLATSILQQVFRSKTTEEALIYLRQFDQEHNTHWVEQVYRAIAAQIDERCSDYIRKHTQESVWVGSVLFDRDRSIIVKSENSRLLGNTI; encoded by the coding sequence ATAACTTTTATGAAACCTCGTTCGGGCTACACTTTACCTGTCTTTGCAAGTGCTTCGGCGATTGCTGCACTGCGATATTTACATCAAGAGGAGGTAGGAGAGAAAGTCTGGCTCAATTTGATTGAACCGGCGCAAAGAGTAGAGATTGAAATAGAACAAGTGGCTAGGATAGGAGTCAATCAAGCGTTAGCCATTACTCGTAGCGATCCAGGAGATAATCTAGACATCACTCGTCATACTCCCGTTTGGGCTATTGTAGAGTTAAAAGTTAGTCCGGAAAATCTTCAATCTGTCTCTCCTGGGGAGTTCAAGGAAACCGAGTCCATCGGCTCAAAAATCCTCATCCAAGGGGGTGAGGGAGTGGGTAAATTGATTGATCAACCGGGAAAATCAGCGATTTATCAGTATGCTCAACGACTCCTACGGGAAAATCTTGCTCCTCTACTCAAACCCGAAGAACAGATCATCGTCACTATTATCTTACCGGAAGGGCGAAAATTAGCTCAGAGAACCTCTAATGAAGCGTTTGGGGTGGTTGAAGGACTATCGTTGTTGGGGACTTCGGGAATTTCTCAACCTCTCAGTGCGATCGGACAATTAGACGTTTATCTCGAAGAGTTAAAGCTAAAAGCGCGGAAGTTTGACACCCTGGTTTTTTGTGTTGGGGAAAATGGGTTAGACTTAGCGCAGCAAATGGGAATTAATCCGGAACAACGGGTTAAAACCGCTAACTGGTTAGGGCCAATGTTAGTGGCCGCAGGAGTTGAAAAAGTTAAGGGAATCCTCTTATTCGGTTATCATGGAAAGCTGATTAAACTGGCCGGGGGAATTTTTCACACCCATCATCATCTGGCCGATGGACGCTTAGAAATTTTAACCGCTCATTTAGCTCAATTAGGGTTAGCGACCTCGATTTTACAACAGGTCTTTAGGAGTAAGACGACAGAAGAGGCGTTAATTTATTTGCGCCAATTTGATCAAGAGCATAATACCCATTGGGTAGAGCAGGTTTATCGAGCGATCGCTGCTCAAATAGACGAGCGTTGCTCTGATTATATCCGTAAACATACTCAAGAATCCGTCTGGGTGGGTTCGGTGTTATTTGACCGCGATCGCAGTATTATTGTCAAAAGTGAAAATAGTCGATTATTGGGGAATACTATTTAA
- a CDS encoding Dps family protein: MATTQGLVQAFGEIADNPVLLDKSITTPVCEGLNSALASFQALYLQYQKHHFVVEGSEFYSLHEFFSESYEEVQGHVHELGERLNGLGGIPAASFSKLAELCCFEPEPDGSYDSRSMVEHDLVAEQETIKLLRRLAAQAESLGDRATRYLYEKILLETEERAYHLDHFLAHDSLTTAFVGNGKN, from the coding sequence ATGGCTACAACTCAGGGATTAGTCCAAGCCTTCGGTGAAATAGCCGACAATCCAGTCTTACTCGATAAAAGCATAACTACGCCCGTGTGTGAGGGGTTAAATAGTGCCTTAGCAAGTTTTCAAGCCTTATATTTGCAGTACCAAAAACATCATTTTGTCGTCGAAGGCTCAGAATTTTATTCTTTACATGAATTCTTCTCAGAAAGCTATGAAGAGGTTCAAGGCCATGTCCATGAGCTAGGGGAGCGCTTAAATGGATTAGGGGGTATTCCCGCAGCCAGTTTCTCTAAATTAGCTGAATTATGCTGCTTTGAACCCGAACCCGACGGAAGCTATGACTCCCGTTCTATGGTAGAACATGACTTAGTTGCCGAACAAGAAACCATCAAGCTATTACGTCGTCTCGCCGCTCAAGCTGAAAGTTTAGGCGATCGCGCTACCCGTTATCTTTACGAAAAGATTCTTTTAGAAACGGAAGAAAGAGCCTACCATCTCGATCACTTCCTCGCTCACGATAGTTTAACCACTGCCTTTGTTGGCAATGGAAAAAACTAA
- a CDS encoding Asr1405/Asl0597 family protein, with amino-acid sequence MSSINPPSTSNQVIEVQGTERWEVYHRLQELDIPCECTLNQPLQIELNTYSQGILLWSVVKRIKAPRQELINWLDRCWVLDIDDTN; translated from the coding sequence ATGAGTTCAATCAATCCCCCATCAACTTCTAATCAAGTCATTGAGGTACAAGGAACTGAGCGTTGGGAAGTTTATCACCGCTTACAGGAGTTAGACATCCCTTGTGAATGTACTCTGAATCAGCCTTTGCAGATAGAGCTAAACACCTACAGTCAAGGGATATTGCTTTGGAGTGTGGTCAAAAGAATTAAAGCACCCCGCCAGGAATTAATTAACTGGCTGGATAGATGTTGGGTGCTGGATATTGATGATACTAATTAG
- a CDS encoding (2Fe-2S) ferredoxin domain-containing protein encodes MSNCKQEYTNFNAVGQLLDFIIKDGYKIKYLRVNIENREYWIKLPKDLRQDLDPAIMPGCWVEVNGFGKLCSKTGKLKLKAEEVRPTSAEQVKEPCPKVEECNKAKTKKATASILVCQKSDCWKKGGKAMCQAIETCLRDNGLTDKVQVKLTGCLKRCSKGPNMVVLPDKTNYTRVRPDEIPILLEKHFAITD; translated from the coding sequence ATGTCAAACTGTAAGCAGGAATACACAAACTTTAACGCCGTTGGACAGTTGCTAGACTTTATTATTAAAGATGGCTACAAGATCAAATATTTGAGGGTTAATATTGAGAACCGAGAATATTGGATCAAACTGCCGAAAGATTTACGTCAAGACTTAGATCCGGCGATTATGCCGGGGTGTTGGGTGGAAGTGAATGGATTTGGTAAACTCTGTTCTAAAACGGGTAAATTGAAGTTGAAGGCAGAGGAAGTGAGGCCGACTTCTGCGGAGCAAGTCAAAGAACCCTGTCCAAAGGTAGAGGAATGCAACAAGGCTAAAACCAAAAAAGCTACCGCCAGTATTTTAGTCTGTCAAAAGTCTGATTGTTGGAAGAAAGGTGGCAAAGCCATGTGTCAAGCGATCGAAACCTGTCTGCGGGATAATGGGTTAACCGATAAAGTGCAGGTGAAGCTCACAGGCTGTTTAAAACGATGCAGTAAAGGCCCTAATATGGTGGTTTTACCGGATAAAACCAATTATACCAGGGTTAGACCCGATGAAATTCCTATTTTACTCGAAAAACATTTTGCTATTACCGATTAG
- a CDS encoding P-loop NTPase fold protein: MTDSDVSEKIQEAILNYIKHPETDFAVMISGEWGSGKTYFWQNILEKRIRKEILKEYSSRRIIYISLYGVENIQDIDNYIGIKLLNLASIEKSFPLLNKSLETVFKALKPVDYLHIINLAPVKDEMLKLLREQNLKNNATNLILCFDDLERSKIDLETLLGHINQYVEHNHIKTIIICNESEIGQDEKDNNKDEKDNHKKKSITSTKKNS, from the coding sequence ATGACTGATTCTGATGTTAGTGAAAAAATTCAGGAAGCGATTCTTAATTATATTAAACATCCTGAAACAGATTTTGCTGTCATGATTTCTGGAGAGTGGGGAAGCGGTAAAACCTATTTTTGGCAAAATATCCTAGAAAAAAGAATCCGTAAAGAAATATTAAAAGAATACTCCTCTAGAAGGATTATATATATTTCCTTATATGGAGTAGAAAATATACAGGATATCGATAACTATATTGGAATAAAACTTTTAAATTTAGCCTCAATAGAAAAATCTTTCCCTTTATTAAATAAATCTTTAGAAACAGTCTTCAAAGCACTCAAACCGGTTGATTATCTACACATCATTAATCTTGCTCCTGTCAAAGATGAGATGTTAAAGTTACTTAGGGAACAAAATCTTAAAAATAATGCTACTAATCTTATTCTCTGCTTTGATGACTTAGAAAGAAGTAAAATTGATCTTGAAACTCTTTTAGGTCATATTAATCAGTACGTTGAACACAATCATATAAAAACAATTATCATTTGTAATGAATCGGAAATCGGGCAAGATGAAAAAGATAATAATAAAGATGAAAAAGATAATCATAAAAAAAAAAGTATAACAAGTACAAAGAAAAATTCGTAG